A region from the Azospirillum fermentarium genome encodes:
- the urtB gene encoding urea ABC transporter permease subunit UrtB, with amino-acid sequence MRCVRLLQVLFVLLALGAGTPARAADDSTFSSALAGLAADGFAEKIAAAERLAGTGDARALAVLRAMESGSLFVRKSDGAVLIGAVTGREAALTDPLTGADAGTSPTRDLTKITVNNALRSALAGLAARLDLASPDPARRLAAAQAAANDPSPEAVALLKGALARETDAGVKAALSAAVARSALASPDAAERLQAVADLSGILSAEVRFLVAPLANDPDPAVRQAVKDLTASIERRETAVAVTLNLFQGVSLGSVLLLAAVGLAITFGVMGVINMAHGEMIMLGAYTTFVVQEAFRAWLPPSVFGLYLILAIPAAFLVAGAVGVALERGVIRFLYGRPLETMLATWGISLALQQMVRSLFGATNKEVANPAWMTGAWEAVPGLVLTWNRIAIVIFALAVLAAVAAALRYTSFGLRMRAVTQNRPMAACMGIKTGWVDALTFGLGSGIAGVAGVALSQVGNVSPNLGQTYIVDSFMVVVFGGVGSLWGVLAGAMSLGVVNKVLEPYAGAMLGKILVLVFIILFIQKRPRGLFALKGRAAEA; translated from the coding sequence ATGCGGTGCGTGCGCCTGTTGCAGGTGCTGTTCGTTCTGCTGGCGCTCGGGGCCGGAACACCCGCCCGTGCCGCCGACGACAGCACCTTTTCATCCGCGCTGGCCGGGCTGGCCGCCGACGGCTTTGCCGAAAAGATCGCCGCCGCCGAACGGCTGGCCGGCACCGGCGACGCCCGTGCGCTGGCGGTGCTGCGGGCCATGGAATCGGGATCCCTGTTCGTGCGCAAGAGCGACGGGGCCGTGCTGATCGGCGCCGTCACCGGGCGGGAGGCCGCCCTGACCGATCCCCTGACCGGGGCCGATGCCGGCACCTCCCCCACCCGTGACCTGACCAAGATCACGGTCAACAACGCGCTGCGCTCGGCCCTGGCCGGGCTGGCGGCGCGGCTGGACCTGGCCTCCCCCGATCCCGCCCGCCGTCTGGCCGCCGCCCAGGCCGCCGCCAACGACCCGTCGCCGGAAGCGGTGGCCCTGCTGAAGGGCGCGCTCGCCCGCGAAACCGACGCAGGCGTCAAGGCGGCGCTGTCGGCCGCGGTGGCCCGCTCGGCCCTGGCGTCCCCCGACGCCGCCGAGCGGCTGCAGGCGGTGGCCGATCTCAGCGGCATCCTGTCGGCGGAGGTGCGCTTCCTGGTGGCCCCGCTCGCCAACGACCCCGACCCGGCGGTGCGGCAGGCGGTGAAGGATCTGACCGCCTCCATCGAGCGGCGGGAAACCGCGGTGGCCGTCACGCTGAACCTGTTCCAGGGGGTGAGCCTGGGGTCGGTGCTGCTGCTGGCGGCGGTGGGGCTGGCGATCACCTTCGGCGTGATGGGCGTCATCAACATGGCCCATGGCGAGATGATCATGCTGGGCGCCTACACCACCTTCGTGGTGCAGGAGGCGTTCCGCGCGTGGTTGCCGCCGTCGGTGTTCGGCCTCTATCTGATTTTGGCGATCCCGGCGGCGTTTCTGGTGGCCGGGGCCGTGGGCGTGGCGCTGGAACGCGGGGTGATCCGCTTCCTCTATGGCCGCCCGCTGGAAACCATGCTTGCCACCTGGGGTATTTCGCTGGCCCTGCAGCAGATGGTCCGCTCGCTGTTCGGCGCCACCAACAAGGAGGTCGCCAACCCCGCCTGGATGACCGGCGCGTGGGAGGCGGTTCCGGGGCTGGTGCTGACCTGGAACCGCATCGCCATCGTCATCTTCGCGCTGGCCGTGCTGGCGGCGGTGGCGGCGGCGTTGCGCTACACCTCCTTCGGTCTGCGGATGCGGGCGGTGACGCAGAACCGGCCCATGGCCGCGTGCATGGGCATCAAGACCGGGTGGGTGGACGCGCTGACCTTCGGCCTTGGGTCCGGCATTGCCGGGGTGGCCGGGGTGGCGCTGTCACAGGTGGGCAACGTCAGCCCCAACCTGGGCCAGACCTACATCGTGGACAGCTTCATGGTGGTGGTGTTCGGCGGGGTGGGCAGCCTGTGGGGCGTGCTGGCCGGGGCCATGTCGCTGGGCGTGGTCAACAAGGTTCTGGAACCCTACGCCGGCGCCATGCTGGGCAAGATCCTGGTGCTGGTCTTCATCATCCTGTTCATCCAGAAGCGGCCGCGCGGTCTGTTCGCGCTCAAGGGCCGTGCGGCGGAGGCCTGA